Proteins from a genomic interval of Micromonospora sp. NBC_00389:
- a CDS encoding zinc-dependent alcohol dehydrogenase family protein, with translation MQLVRAVIFDEFGVRPEVRDVPDPVPPPGGAVIRVEATGLCRSDWHGWQGHDSDIRPPHVPGHEFAGVVTAVGTGVRGWRPGDRVTAPFVCACGQCAACLAGDQQVCERQTQPGFTHWGSFAEYVALHNADVNLVRLPDELDYPAAAALGCRFATAFRAVVSQGRVGAGEWVAVHGCGGVGLSAVMIAAACGARVVAIDIAPAALELARSFGATVCLDGSTLTGPGAVAAAVREATGGGAHLSLDALGSHATCIASVECLRRRGRHVQVGLLPTAQGRPAVPMELVIAFELELRGSHGMAAHAYPELLGLVTAGVLRPAELITRTIGLDEVPHALATMDQPGHGGMCLIHPR, from the coding sequence ATGCAGCTCGTGCGTGCCGTGATCTTCGACGAGTTCGGCGTCCGACCCGAGGTCCGTGACGTCCCGGACCCGGTGCCGCCACCCGGGGGCGCCGTCATCCGTGTCGAGGCGACCGGGTTGTGCCGCAGCGACTGGCACGGTTGGCAGGGGCACGATTCCGACATCCGACCGCCACACGTCCCCGGTCACGAGTTCGCGGGCGTCGTCACGGCGGTCGGCACCGGCGTACGCGGCTGGCGGCCCGGCGACCGGGTCACCGCACCCTTCGTCTGCGCGTGTGGGCAGTGCGCGGCCTGCCTGGCGGGCGACCAGCAGGTCTGTGAACGCCAGACGCAGCCCGGCTTCACCCACTGGGGGTCGTTCGCCGAGTACGTCGCGCTGCACAATGCCGACGTCAACCTGGTCCGGCTCCCCGACGAGCTGGACTACCCGGCCGCGGCGGCGCTCGGCTGCCGGTTCGCCACGGCGTTCCGCGCGGTGGTCAGTCAGGGGCGGGTCGGCGCCGGCGAGTGGGTGGCGGTGCACGGCTGCGGCGGCGTGGGACTCTCTGCAGTGATGATCGCCGCGGCCTGCGGCGCGCGGGTGGTGGCGATCGACATCGCCCCCGCCGCGCTCGAGCTGGCCAGGAGCTTCGGTGCCACGGTCTGCCTGGACGGCAGCACCCTCACCGGCCCGGGCGCGGTGGCCGCCGCCGTTCGGGAGGCGACCGGCGGCGGGGCGCACCTGTCGCTCGACGCACTGGGCAGTCACGCCACCTGCATAGCCTCGGTGGAGTGCCTGCGGCGGCGGGGACGGCACGTTCAGGTCGGACTTCTTCCCACCGCCCAGGGCCGTCCGGCCGTGCCGATGGAGCTCGTGATCGCGTTCGAGCTGGAGCTGCGCGGCAGCCACGGGATGGCGGCGCACGCCTACCCGGAGCTACTCGGGCTGGTCACCGCCGGCGTGCTGCGCCCAGCCGAGCTGATCACCCGCACCATCGGCCTCGACGAGGTGCCTCACGCGTTGGCCACGATGGACCAGCCCGGTCACGGGGGAATGTGCCTCATCCACCCCCGATGA
- a CDS encoding glycoside hydrolase family 19 protein, translating into MSRLRALVALAALAVASGLMAIIPSTAASAAACAASWQSSAVYTGGAQVSHNGRNYQAKWWTQSEAPPGTTGVWEDLGACGGGTTPPPSGSCNHPNWVAGTWYTTGAIVRFTNGLYYIAEHDNPGYDPTISTWYWEPYTCGGQPPTTPPPTNPGGFVVTEAQFNQMFPGRNSFYTYSGLVAALNAYSAFTRTGSATVQRQEAAAFLANAHHETGGLVHIVEQNTANYPHYCDAGQPYGCPAGQAAYYGRGPIQLSWNFNYNAAGNALGLPLLTNPWLMQNDAAVAWKTAIWYWMTQNGPGSMTAHNAMVTGAGFGETIRSINGSIECNGGNPAQVQSRVTKYQQFVAILGVPAGANLYC; encoded by the coding sequence ATGTCGAGACTGCGCGCCCTGGTCGCGCTGGCGGCACTGGCTGTCGCCAGCGGACTGATGGCAATCATCCCGTCGACGGCCGCATCCGCCGCGGCCTGTGCAGCATCGTGGCAGTCCTCGGCCGTCTACACGGGAGGCGCCCAGGTCTCCCACAACGGCCGCAACTATCAGGCGAAGTGGTGGACCCAGAGCGAGGCGCCCCCGGGCACCACCGGGGTCTGGGAGGATCTCGGCGCCTGCGGCGGCGGCACCACCCCGCCGCCCTCTGGAAGCTGCAACCACCCGAACTGGGTCGCCGGCACCTGGTACACCACCGGGGCCATCGTGCGGTTCACCAACGGCCTGTACTACATCGCCGAGCACGACAATCCCGGCTACGACCCCACCATCAGCACCTGGTACTGGGAGCCCTACACCTGCGGCGGCCAACCGCCCACCACCCCGCCCCCCACCAACCCCGGCGGCTTCGTGGTCACCGAGGCCCAGTTCAACCAGATGTTCCCGGGACGCAACTCCTTCTACACGTACTCCGGACTCGTCGCCGCACTCAACGCCTACTCGGCGTTCACCAGGACCGGCAGTGCCACCGTCCAGCGCCAGGAAGCCGCAGCCTTCCTGGCGAACGCGCACCACGAGACCGGCGGGCTCGTCCACATCGTGGAGCAGAACACCGCGAACTACCCGCACTACTGCGACGCCGGCCAGCCCTACGGCTGCCCCGCCGGGCAGGCCGCCTACTACGGGCGCGGGCCGATCCAGCTGAGCTGGAACTTCAACTACAACGCCGCCGGGAACGCCCTCGGGCTGCCCCTGCTGACCAACCCCTGGCTAATGCAGAACGATGCCGCGGTGGCCTGGAAGACCGCCATCTGGTACTGGATGACCCAGAACGGACCGGGCAGCATGACCGCCCACAACGCGATGGTCACCGGCGCCGGGTTCGGCGAGACCATCCGCAGCATCAACGGCTCGATCGAGTGCAACGGCGGGAACCCCGCCCAGGTGCAGAGTCGCGTCACCAAGTACCAGCAGTTCGTTGCCATCCTCGGTGTGCCCGCCGGAGCCAACCTCTACTGCTGA
- a CDS encoding ATP-binding cassette domain-containing protein: MRLRHRGCELSGGEQQMLAIARALLGQPRVLLLDEPCEGLAPDLAVRVRELISGLAADGLTVLLIEQQIHHAIEIADRVAVLEYGRVVYDRPTIEARADPAPLAAMLSVAAVPPPPAARPNPRLWADTP, translated from the coding sequence GTGCGGCTGCGGCACCGCGGCTGCGAACTCTCCGGCGGCGAGCAGCAGATGCTGGCGATCGCCCGTGCGCTGCTCGGCCAGCCACGGGTGCTGCTGCTCGACGAACCGTGTGAGGGCCTCGCCCCCGACCTGGCGGTGCGGGTCCGCGAACTCATCAGTGGCCTGGCCGCCGACGGGTTGACCGTGCTGCTCATCGAGCAGCAGATCCATCACGCGATCGAGATCGCCGACCGGGTGGCGGTCCTGGAGTACGGCCGGGTGGTCTACGACCGGCCCACGATCGAGGCCCGCGCCGATCCGGCCCCGCTGGCGGCGATGTTGAGCGTCGCCGCCGTCCCGCCGCCCCCCGCCGCCCGACCAAACCCTCGGCTCTGGGCCGACACCCCGTAG
- a CDS encoding MarR family winged helix-turn-helix transcriptional regulator, which yields MSTTDPCELPADRERGSNFGWSLGMVLRRWHEYVEEALKDLPHGSRGYHILAVVVHEEVPTQAALASRLVIDRSVLTYVIDDLENAGLIERQLDPRDRRARRIVATERGRETLADAEQRVAHAEDHVLAGLPEEQRATFRDFAERAAEAIHTAAPGTDPCAAVTDVLRPEDQPTR from the coding sequence GTGTCCACCACCGACCCGTGCGAGCTGCCCGCCGACCGCGAGCGAGGTTCGAACTTCGGCTGGTCTCTCGGCATGGTGCTGCGGCGCTGGCACGAGTACGTCGAGGAGGCGCTGAAGGATCTGCCGCACGGCAGCCGCGGGTATCACATCCTGGCCGTGGTCGTACACGAAGAGGTCCCGACCCAGGCGGCCCTGGCGTCGCGCCTGGTGATCGACCGCAGCGTCCTAACGTACGTGATCGATGACCTGGAGAACGCCGGCCTCATCGAGCGGCAGTTGGACCCGCGCGACCGGCGTGCCCGGCGCATCGTGGCCACCGAGCGTGGGCGGGAGACGCTCGCCGACGCCGAGCAGCGGGTCGCGCACGCCGAGGACCACGTGCTGGCCGGGCTGCCCGAGGAGCAGCGGGCCACCTTCCGCGACTTCGCCGAACGCGCCGCCGAGGCGATCCACACCGCCGCACCCGGCACCGACCCCTGCGCCGCGGTGACGGACGTCCTTCGCCCGGAGGATCAGCCCACCCGCTGA
- a CDS encoding AAA family ATPase, translating to MTRRDEESASPRDGGGFLRWVELAEGDANVSDYPFTLPVVAGLRAAGRLELDPAVTFLAGDNGTGKSTLIEAIAVAAGFNPEGGSTNFRFSTRATESALGEHLQLVRGIRKPRTGFFLRAESFYNVATEIDRLGVAAGYGGASLHERSHGESFLDLATHRFKPRGLYLLDEPEAALSVHGCLALLTRIHDLTRAGSQFVIATHSPILLAVPHARILQIAPSGVISHVDYDDAQPVLLTRSFLANPQRYLHHLFSDDG from the coding sequence ATGACACGCCGGGACGAGGAGTCGGCATCGCCTCGAGACGGCGGCGGGTTTCTGCGGTGGGTGGAGCTGGCTGAGGGCGACGCGAACGTGTCGGACTATCCGTTCACGTTGCCCGTCGTTGCCGGGCTACGGGCGGCAGGTCGGCTGGAGCTGGATCCAGCGGTGACGTTCCTGGCCGGAGACAACGGCACCGGCAAGTCGACGCTGATCGAGGCGATCGCGGTAGCGGCGGGGTTCAACCCCGAGGGCGGATCAACCAACTTCCGGTTCAGCACCCGCGCCACCGAGTCCGCTCTTGGTGAGCACCTGCAACTAGTCCGCGGGATCAGAAAGCCCCGCACCGGGTTCTTCCTGCGCGCCGAGTCCTTCTACAACGTGGCCACCGAGATCGACCGGCTCGGCGTCGCCGCCGGCTACGGCGGCGCCAGCCTGCACGAGCGATCCCACGGCGAGTCATTTCTCGACCTGGCCACGCACCGGTTCAAGCCCCGAGGCCTCTACCTGCTCGACGAACCGGAAGCCGCCCTGTCCGTGCACGGCTGCCTGGCGCTACTCACCCGCATCCACGATCTCACTCGGGCCGGCTCACAGTTCGTCATCGCCACCCACTCCCCCATCCTGCTGGCCGTCCCGCACGCCCGGATCCTGCAAATCGCACCCAGCGGCGTCATCAGCCATGTCGACTACGACGACGCCCAGCCGGTGCTGCTGACCCGATCATTCCTGGCCAACCCGCAGCGCTATCTGCATCACCTCTTCAGCGACGACGGCTGA
- a CDS encoding RidA family protein, producing the protein MAITLVNPEGLPKVDTHRQVAVATGSKLVFLAGQVAVDADGGTVGVGDLAAQVEQCYLNVGTALAEVGGSFDDIAKLTVYIVDFTPDKMSLLVEGIARAAAKLGITPVPPITGVGVSALAGPDLLVEVDATAVLD; encoded by the coding sequence ATGGCCATCACTCTGGTGAACCCCGAAGGACTTCCGAAGGTCGACACCCACCGGCAGGTGGCAGTCGCCACCGGCTCGAAGCTGGTCTTCCTCGCCGGCCAGGTCGCCGTGGACGCCGACGGCGGCACGGTCGGCGTGGGCGACCTCGCCGCTCAGGTCGAGCAGTGCTACCTGAACGTCGGCACCGCGCTGGCTGAGGTCGGCGGCTCCTTCGATGACATCGCGAAGCTGACCGTATACATCGTCGATTTCACTCCAGACAAGATGTCTCTGCTGGTGGAGGGGATTGCCCGGGCAGCCGCGAAGCTGGGAATCACTCCGGTCCCGCCGATCACCGGGGTGGGCGTCAGCGCGCTCGCTGGCCCCGACCTCCTGGTCGAGGTCGATGCCACCGCGGTCCTGGACTGA
- a CDS encoding TetR/AcrR family transcriptional regulator, giving the protein MVRTKDPAVRTLLVERAATMLRTREPVTLRSLVAGTGMSTMAVYTYFGGMEGVWKALRQEGFTRLAARFATVPTSEDPVQDLTALTVAYLGNALDHPDLYRVMFDANFDLEDLKSADATLEYMVQAVGRSRQVGRFRAGTDPLEVATQTWTVAHGLASLVANGPLSSQTLANGVALLTALFINTGDDPGKCRSSVEKGWKQLHLPAG; this is encoded by the coding sequence ATGGTGAGAACAAAGGATCCGGCCGTCCGCACCTTGCTCGTCGAACGTGCGGCAACGATGCTCCGCACGCGAGAGCCCGTCACCCTCCGCTCACTGGTGGCCGGGACGGGCATGTCAACGATGGCCGTCTACACCTACTTCGGCGGCATGGAGGGCGTATGGAAAGCCCTGCGACAGGAGGGCTTCACCCGCCTGGCAGCGAGGTTCGCTACGGTACCCACCTCCGAGGATCCGGTTCAGGACCTGACGGCCCTGACCGTCGCCTACCTCGGCAACGCCCTGGACCACCCCGACCTGTACCGGGTCATGTTCGACGCGAACTTCGACCTTGAGGACCTCAAGTCCGCAGACGCGACCCTGGAGTACATGGTGCAAGCCGTCGGACGGTCCAGGCAGGTCGGCCGCTTCCGCGCCGGCACCGATCCGCTGGAGGTGGCGACCCAGACCTGGACCGTCGCCCACGGGCTGGCCTCCCTGGTCGCCAACGGTCCACTGTCGTCCCAAACGCTCGCCAACGGCGTCGCCCTCTTGACCGCGCTGTTCATCAACACCGGAGACGATCCCGGCAAATGCCGTTCCTCCGTCGAGAAGGGCTGGAAGCAGTTGCACCTGCCAGCCGGATAG
- a CDS encoding amidohydrolase family protein produces MPLLARLGVTASMQPTHCTSDIPLTSRMLAGRDLASYAWRSLLDAGATVAFGSDAPVEDPDPFFGIHAAVTRQQPDGTPPGGVDPHERVDLDAALHCFTEAGAYASYEEHLKGRLTPGMLADFIALRTDPYRVEPAGLRDLRVALTVVGGIVRWQR; encoded by the coding sequence GTGCCGCTGCTGGCCCGGCTGGGTGTGACCGCCTCGATGCAGCCCACCCACTGCACCAGCGACATCCCGCTGACCAGCAGGATGCTCGCCGGGCGGGATCTGGCCTCGTACGCCTGGCGCAGCCTGTTGGACGCCGGCGCGACGGTGGCGTTCGGCTCGGACGCCCCGGTGGAGGACCCGGATCCGTTCTTCGGCATCCACGCCGCGGTTACCCGGCAGCAGCCCGACGGCACCCCACCCGGCGGCGTGGACCCGCACGAGCGGGTGGATCTCGACGCGGCACTGCACTGCTTCACGGAGGCCGGCGCGTACGCCTCCTACGAGGAGCACCTGAAGGGGCGGCTGACTCCCGGGATGCTCGCGGACTTCATCGCGCTGCGCACCGACCCGTACCGCGTGGAGCCGGCTGGCCTGCGCGACCTGAGGGTGGCGCTCACCGTGGTCGGTGGGATCGTGCGCTGGCAGCGCTGA
- a CDS encoding glycoside hydrolase family 10 protein, with protein sequence MPAAAPPAAPNSRRRARALVAVVVAFVMAIVVGAWSLRDRVAGEGGAPQRGNSVAGAAGDIPTCAGRPAQAPRELRGMWITTVNNIDWPSRRGLPAETVRAEFRGWLDLAVRRNHNAVFVHVRPSGDALWPSNYAPWSEWLTGRRDGRDPGWDPMEFMVAEAHARNLEFHAWFNPYRGGQPATVGGPGPKLDQLAPTHPLRRHRDWVVTYPSADRPGSRLYFNPGIPEARTFVEDAMLEAVQRYDVDGVHFDDFFYPYPEAGQDFPDGAAFTRYGKGFADKHAWRRDNVNTLVREMSERIKAIKPWVKFGISPFGIWRNARTDPAGSATAGLQSYDDIYADTRLWVRKQWLDYVVPQLYWHIGFDKADYAKLLPWWAATVKGTRVQLYIGQADYRVGERGAWRDPAELDRQLTLNRRHGVSGSVHFSARQVRADKLGAVSRYSAAHYAGPALVPVMAQLPAAPPPAAPTVTGVRRADTGGVALTWRGDGAASFAVYRVDGDTARLVGTARGTGWVDRTAPADGPLSYCVSALDRSGNEGALSAATSASP encoded by the coding sequence ATGCCCGCCGCCGCTCCGCCCGCCGCACCCAATAGCCGTCGTCGTGCCCGAGCGCTCGTCGCAGTGGTCGTCGCGTTCGTCATGGCGATCGTGGTCGGTGCCTGGTCGTTGCGGGACCGGGTTGCGGGCGAAGGCGGCGCACCGCAGCGGGGCAACTCGGTCGCCGGCGCGGCGGGCGACATCCCCACCTGTGCGGGTCGGCCGGCCCAGGCGCCCCGCGAACTGCGTGGCATGTGGATCACGACGGTGAACAACATCGACTGGCCGAGTCGCCGGGGGTTGCCAGCCGAGACGGTGCGGGCGGAGTTCCGCGGGTGGCTGGACCTGGCCGTGCGACGCAACCACAACGCGGTTTTCGTGCACGTGCGCCCAAGCGGGGACGCGCTCTGGCCGTCCAACTACGCGCCCTGGTCGGAGTGGCTGACCGGACGACGCGACGGCCGCGACCCGGGCTGGGACCCGATGGAGTTCATGGTCGCCGAGGCGCACGCCCGCAACCTGGAGTTTCACGCCTGGTTCAACCCGTACCGGGGCGGGCAGCCGGCCACGGTCGGCGGGCCCGGCCCCAAGCTGGACCAGCTCGCGCCGACACACCCGCTGCGGCGGCACCGCGACTGGGTGGTCACCTATCCCAGCGCCGACCGACCCGGCAGCCGCCTCTACTTCAACCCGGGAATTCCCGAAGCGCGCACCTTCGTGGAGGACGCGATGCTGGAGGCCGTCCAGCGGTACGACGTCGACGGGGTGCACTTCGACGACTTCTTCTACCCGTACCCGGAGGCCGGGCAGGACTTCCCGGACGGCGCGGCGTTCACCCGGTACGGCAAGGGCTTCGCGGACAAACACGCCTGGCGGCGGGACAACGTGAACACGCTGGTCCGGGAGATGAGCGAACGGATCAAGGCGATCAAGCCGTGGGTGAAGTTCGGGATCAGCCCGTTCGGCATCTGGCGCAACGCGCGCACCGACCCGGCCGGCTCAGCCACCGCCGGTCTGCAGAGCTACGACGACATCTACGCCGACACCCGACTGTGGGTACGAAAGCAGTGGCTGGACTACGTCGTACCGCAGCTCTACTGGCACATCGGGTTCGACAAGGCCGACTACGCCAAGCTCCTGCCATGGTGGGCGGCCACGGTGAAGGGCACCCGGGTGCAGCTCTACATCGGGCAGGCCGACTACCGGGTGGGCGAGCGTGGCGCCTGGCGCGACCCGGCCGAGCTGGACCGCCAGCTCACGCTCAACCGCCGGCACGGGGTGAGCGGAAGCGTGCACTTCAGCGCCCGGCAGGTGCGGGCCGACAAACTCGGGGCGGTCAGCCGGTACAGCGCGGCGCACTACGCCGGCCCGGCGCTGGTACCCGTGATGGCGCAGCTACCGGCGGCGCCGCCGCCGGCCGCGCCCACGGTCACCGGCGTGCGGCGTGCGGACACCGGCGGGGTGGCGCTGACCTGGCGGGGGGACGGCGCCGCGAGCTTCGCCGTCTACCGGGTGGACGGCGACACCGCCCGGCTCGTCGGCACCGCCCGTGGTACGGGCTGGGTCGACCGCACCGCCCCAGCCGACGGCCCGCTCTCCTACTGCGTGTCCGCGTTGGATCGCAGCGGGAACGAGGGCGCACTCAGCGCTGCCACGTCCGCATCGCCGTGA
- a CDS encoding methyltransferase domain-containing protein, with protein MATAANDAAYTFDNGSPDAVPQMHALESFLDPITTRRLARPLLQLGASCWEVGAGGGSMARRIARAVGDDGHVLATDIDPTHLVAEGNLHVRQHDVRTEPPPGDAFELIHARLVLLHLPDRRRVLRTLAGALAPGGWLVVEEFDCTAPLRVLTAPTDDAAKLFAQVMDAMMSILQDHGADLGWAQDVHTEMALSGLTDIDTITHSQSWVGGSMGTSLYETNSRQLEPDLLAAGLSANQLQAFRKLVRDPGFAVMSYHFVSTRGRLPGRESR; from the coding sequence ATGGCAACCGCTGCGAACGATGCTGCGTACACCTTTGACAACGGCTCACCGGACGCCGTCCCACAGATGCATGCGCTGGAGTCCTTCCTGGATCCGATCACGACGCGCCGCCTGGCCCGCCCGCTACTGCAACTCGGGGCGAGCTGCTGGGAGGTCGGGGCCGGTGGTGGCTCGATGGCCCGCCGGATCGCCCGGGCGGTCGGCGACGACGGTCACGTGCTGGCCACGGACATCGACCCCACACACCTCGTGGCGGAGGGCAACCTGCACGTACGCCAGCACGACGTGCGCACCGAGCCGCCACCCGGGGACGCGTTCGAGCTGATCCACGCTCGGCTGGTGCTGTTGCACCTGCCCGACCGACGACGGGTTCTCCGCACGCTCGCCGGCGCGTTGGCTCCCGGCGGGTGGCTGGTGGTCGAGGAGTTCGACTGCACCGCGCCGCTGCGGGTGCTGACCGCACCGACGGACGACGCCGCGAAGCTCTTCGCGCAGGTGATGGACGCCATGATGAGCATCCTGCAGGACCACGGAGCCGACCTGGGGTGGGCGCAGGACGTGCACACCGAGATGGCCCTCTCCGGTCTGACCGACATCGACACCATCACCCACTCGCAGAGCTGGGTCGGCGGTTCGATGGGAACGTCGCTCTACGAGACCAACTCCCGCCAGTTGGAGCCCGACCTGCTCGCGGCGGGGCTGTCAGCCAACCAGCTTCAGGCCTTCCGCAAGCTGGTCCGCGACCCCGGGTTCGCCGTCATGTCGTACCACTTCGTGTCGACGCGGGGCCGTCTACCGGGCCGCGAGAGCAGGTAG
- a CDS encoding acylase, whose product MKTATRLGAAVTALGLVIVGLSAPPAGAHQRDRGYSAEIRRASYGVPHITATSYANLGFGVGYVQAEDNLCVIAEKVVTVNAERSRYFGATGPTDANVRSDLFFRKAIDDRTVQRLLDGRRDGIHSPSNDVRDQIRGFVAGYNSYLRRTGATKLTDPACRAKPWVRPLTELDIWRTTWASMIRAGSRALLDGIVAAAPPTATGPAAAQDAPGAAAVLAARDGAPAGVGSNAYGLGEAATANRGGMVLANPHFPWDGAERFYRMHLKVPGRYDVEGAALIGDPIVEIGHNRTLAWSHTVSTARRFVWHRLALVPGDPTSYYLDGQPRKMTTRTVTVQVPGPNGGTVPVSRTFHDTHFGPVVVVPGTFDWTAGTAYAITDANATNNRAFDGWLQMGRAETVRDLNRVLDRYQFLPWVNVIAADARGEALYADHSVVPRVTDALAAACIPAPFQPLYASSGQAVLDGSRSACALGADPDAAVPGILGPANLPVSIRADYVTNSNDSYWLANPKAPLEGFSRIIGDERTPRSLRTRLGLDQVQQRLAGTDGLPGRGFTADRLWRTVFGNRVYGGELVRDDLVALCTAQPTGTASNGASVDLRAACAALARWDLHVDLDSRGAHLFTEFVLANGLRFADTFAVTDPVRTPRRLDTANPAVRTALADAVQRLAGIPLDARLGTVQTEPRGDRRIPIHGGRAEAGIFNMIVNNRVPGVGYPKVVHGSSFVMAVELGPHGPSGRQILTYSQSTNPNSPWYGDQTALYSGKGWDTIKYTEAQIKADPSLRTYRVGEGRHH is encoded by the coding sequence ATGAAAACAGCAACACGCCTCGGCGCGGCGGTGACCGCTCTGGGCCTGGTCATAGTGGGGCTGAGCGCGCCACCGGCCGGCGCGCACCAGCGTGATCGCGGCTATTCGGCCGAGATCCGCCGCGCGTCCTACGGCGTGCCGCACATCACCGCCACGAGCTACGCCAACCTCGGCTTCGGCGTCGGATACGTGCAGGCGGAGGACAATCTCTGCGTCATCGCCGAGAAGGTGGTGACAGTCAACGCCGAGCGCTCCCGCTACTTCGGCGCGACCGGCCCGACCGACGCCAACGTGCGCAGCGACCTGTTCTTCCGCAAGGCCATCGACGACCGGACGGTGCAACGCCTGCTCGACGGCCGCCGCGACGGCATCCACTCACCGTCCAACGACGTCCGCGACCAGATCCGCGGCTTCGTCGCCGGCTACAACTCCTACCTGCGCCGCACCGGCGCGACGAAGCTCACCGACCCGGCGTGCCGGGCCAAGCCCTGGGTGCGCCCGCTGACCGAGCTGGACATCTGGCGCACCACCTGGGCCAGCATGATCCGGGCCGGCTCGCGGGCGCTGCTCGACGGGATCGTCGCCGCCGCCCCGCCCACCGCCACCGGCCCGGCCGCCGCGCAGGACGCGCCCGGCGCGGCAGCCGTGCTCGCCGCCCGCGACGGCGCCCCCGCCGGGGTGGGCAGCAACGCGTACGGGCTCGGCGAGGCGGCGACCGCCAATCGGGGCGGCATGGTGCTGGCCAACCCGCACTTCCCGTGGGACGGCGCGGAACGCTTCTACCGGATGCACCTCAAGGTTCCCGGCCGCTACGACGTCGAGGGCGCCGCCCTGATCGGCGATCCGATTGTCGAGATCGGCCACAACCGCACCCTCGCCTGGAGCCACACCGTCTCCACCGCACGCCGGTTCGTCTGGCACCGCCTCGCGCTGGTCCCCGGCGATCCCACCTCGTACTACCTGGACGGTCAGCCCCGGAAGATGACCACCCGTACCGTCACCGTCCAGGTGCCCGGCCCGAACGGCGGCACCGTGCCGGTCAGCCGGACCTTCCACGACACCCACTTCGGGCCGGTCGTGGTGGTGCCCGGCACCTTCGACTGGACCGCCGGGACCGCGTACGCCATCACCGACGCCAACGCCACCAACAACCGGGCCTTCGACGGCTGGCTGCAGATGGGCCGCGCCGAGACGGTCCGCGACCTGAATCGGGTGCTCGACCGCTACCAGTTCCTGCCCTGGGTCAACGTGATCGCCGCCGACGCCCGCGGCGAGGCGCTCTACGCCGACCACTCCGTGGTGCCCCGGGTGACCGACGCCCTCGCCGCCGCCTGCATTCCAGCGCCGTTCCAGCCGCTCTACGCCAGCAGCGGCCAGGCCGTCCTGGACGGCTCCCGATCGGCCTGCGCGCTCGGCGCCGACCCGGACGCCGCCGTGCCCGGCATCCTCGGCCCGGCGAATCTGCCGGTCAGCATCCGCGCCGACTACGTCACCAACTCCAACGACAGTTACTGGCTGGCCAACCCGAAGGCGCCACTGGAGGGCTTCTCGCGCATCATCGGCGACGAACGCACCCCGCGCAGCCTGCGTACCCGTCTCGGTTTGGATCAGGTGCAGCAGCGCCTCGCCGGCACCGACGGGCTGCCCGGCCGTGGGTTCACCGCCGACCGGCTGTGGCGGACCGTCTTCGGCAACCGGGTGTACGGCGGTGAACTGGTCCGCGACGACCTCGTCGCGCTCTGCACCGCCCAGCCCACCGGCACCGCCTCGAACGGCGCGAGCGTCGACCTGCGCGCCGCCTGCGCCGCACTGGCCCGCTGGGACCTGCACGTCGACCTGGACAGTCGCGGCGCGCACCTGTTCACCGAGTTCGTCCTGGCCAACGGGCTGCGCTTCGCCGACACCTTCGCCGTCACCGACCCGGTGCGCACGCCGCGCCGGCTGGACACGGCCAATCCGGCCGTGCGTACCGCGCTCGCCGACGCCGTGCAGCGGCTCGCCGGCATCCCGCTCGACGCCCGTCTCGGCACCGTCCAGACCGAGCCGCGCGGAGACCGGCGCATACCGATCCACGGTGGACGCGCCGAGGCTGGCATCTTCAACATGATCGTCAACAACCGGGTGCCCGGCGTCGGCTACCCGAAGGTGGTGCACGGCTCGTCCTTCGTGATGGCCGTCGAGCTGGGCCCGCACGGGCCGTCCGGGCGGCAGATCCTCACCTACTCCCAGTCGACCAACCCGAATTCCCCCTGGTACGGCGACCAGACGGCGCTCTACTCCGGGAAGGGCTGGGACACGATCAAGTACACCGAGGCGCAGATCAAGGCGGACCCGAGCCTGCGCACCTACCGGGTGGGGGAGGGCCGCCACCACTGA